In Humulus lupulus chromosome 6, drHumLupu1.1, whole genome shotgun sequence, a single genomic region encodes these proteins:
- the LOC133784577 gene encoding uncharacterized protein LOC133784577, which yields MWKTRVPPKVRDFMWRALSGCLPTNVQLRIRHVPVEMVCPLCLEQNESVTHCLAGCRLVWPCWQQLGFDILAPSSDSFQAWVRGFIFQLNDDQRCRFFMLCWAIWRRRNEWVWRKKKGSVQEILYVADCTLQNWIQAQDKELTPMPSFLSGEDGVSSWKKPPVGKLKI from the coding sequence ATGTGGAAGACTCGGGTTCCGCCCAAAGTAAGGGATTTTATGTGGAGAGCTCTATCTGGTTGTTTGCCCACTAATGTTCAACTCCGTATCAGGCATGTCCCTGTAGAAATGGTCTGCCCCCTTTGCCTAGAACAGAATGAGTCGGTGACCCATTGCCTTGCTGGGTGCCGCTTAGTTTGGCCCTGTTGGCAACAGCTGGGTTTCGATATATTAGCTCCAAGTTCAGATTCATTTCAGGCATGGGTTAGGGGTTTTATCTTTCAACTGAATGATGATCAGAGATGCCGCTTTTTTATGCTATGTTGGGCCATATGGAGGCGTCGGAATGAGTGGGTATGGAGGAAGAAAAAAGGGTCTGTCCAAGAGATTCTCTATGTGGCCGATTGCACTCTTCAGAACTGGATACAAGCTCAAGACAAGGAGCTGACCCCTATGCCTTCGTTCCTATCTGGTGAAGATGGAGTTTCGTCTTGGAAGAAGCCGCCTGTTGGAAagctaaaaatttaa
- the LOC133783741 gene encoding uncharacterized protein LOC133783741 produces MALREAQRERSLKYTSRHRTSRRGLANVREDLKTELGVADVERYQVWIRAREKRKVLVTDLDKQIEARINELKEKVSSGEIIAKGRNDILTQALGTPEHPGRVRALGSFAKISSVFGRKPKIATEMADVVSKKDAEIARLKAELKALEEEKAKQAGGLDDMDEHDNDDEQSDEEYHTPHMQDDTPYMQDVLLCSDNIHNVVAEGVIIDGVGPLTIHGVQLTDEYARVRVTKMLQEDAEIPCSVGEIQYVRDTYDTFLPWPKDLIMTDQGPLRKKPPMSKSSSKDMSKPPMTSLHLSSAGSHINPENTLTEGQPFADHIMNRIHVSLQFMVREFCRVKGINSVVSIPVDPTFMNRESIFLTSEDVEQVATLHMIGGSAMIFGLRYPLN; encoded by the exons atg gctttgcgggaagcacaacgtgaaagatctctcaaatatacttcgaggcatcgtacatctcgtagagggcttgccaatgttagagaggaccTG aaaactgaactaggtgtggcagatgtagaacggtaccaagtatggataagagcacgagaaaagaggaaggttcttgttacagatttggacaaacaaattgaagcaagaatt aatgagctgaaagaaaaagttagtagtggagaaatcattgcaaagggtcggaatgacatattaacgcaagctttagggacacctgagcacccagggcgtgttagagcacttgg gtcgtttgcgaagatttcgtccgtctttggaagaaaaccaaaaatagcaacagaaatggctgatgttgttagtaagaaagatgcagaaattgcgaggctcaaagcagaacttaaagctttagaggaggaaaaagctaaacaagcaggtgggttagatgatatggatgaacacgacaatgatgacgagcagagcgacgaagaataccacacaccgcacatgcaggatgacacaccgtacatgcaggatgtgttactttgttcggataatattcataatgtggtggcagagggtgttatcattgatggggtgggtccactgactattcatggtgtccaactgacagacgaatatgcgagggtgcgagtcaccaaaatgttacaagaggatgctgaaatcccatgttctgttggggagatacaatatgttcgagatacttatgacacatttcttccttggccaaaagatttaattatgactgaccag GGTCCTCTAagaaagaaacctcctatgtcaaaaagttcATCCAAGGATATGTCAAAACCTCCTATGACTAGCCTGcatctgtcatcagctgggtctcacatcaatccagaaaacactctgaccgaaggccaaccatttgccgatcacatcatgaatcgcatccatgttagccttcagtttatggtgagagaattttgcagagttaagggaataaactcagtcgtctccattccagtggacccaacattcatgaatcgcgagtcaatattcctaacttcagaggatgtggaacaagttgctaccttgcatatgattggaggctcagcaatgatattcggattaaggtatcccttaaactaa